One stretch of Nicotiana tabacum cultivar K326 chromosome 18, ASM71507v2, whole genome shotgun sequence DNA includes these proteins:
- the LOC142172788 gene encoding uncharacterized protein LOC142172788: MNRERLQKVQAEFIKCLALEEKYWQQKAGMTWFKEGDRNTKFFHAQVIGRRKRLQLNRIQTSGGTWIEEEQEIAEEAIKFYEEQFTEAATPLSFDILEHVPNMINNEQNAELIKQPTKEEVKVAVLGLNGDSAGGQMVISRVVHERLVKYLPSLISEEQLGFVKGRNIVENIILTQEIATGIRLRTKAGPNVILKLDITKAYDRLSWLFLTKVLRKMGFTERLIGIVFGLVSNNWYSILINGQAHGFFKSSRGVKQGDPMKHPLIMQVLNAYEDASGQLINKTKSAVYLHHLTDMELVSKVERITGIHRNDFPIIYLGCPIFYARRGTSRHWALWNTLCMPVKEGGIGFRLLHDVAKALFSKLWWNFRTKPSLWSSFVCQKYCKKMNLVVVPWKRGSRIWRNILECRDLIEHQIFWQTKRGSSLFWFENWTGLGALYFLVPQDFGIDETVQNVHDVTLDGEWDVDRLFEMLPEDLAVHILEKIKPPSPQQALDMPCWMLETRGYFSVKSAWDYTRRRDEPRITYTMIWVKGLPFKIAFFMWKVWKAKLSLDDFLKRVG, from the exons ATGAACAGGGAAAGGTTACAAAAGGTTCAGGCAGAATTTATCAAATGTCTTGCACTAGAGGAGAAATATTGGCAACAAAAGGCAGGCATGACTTGGTTCAAGGAAGGGGATAGGAACACTAAGTTCTTCCACGCACAGGTGATAGGTAGGAGGAAGAGACTTCAGCTTAACAGAATTCAAACTAGTGGAGGAACATGgattgaagaagaacaagaaattgcAGAAGAGGCTATCAAATTCTATGAGGAACAGTTCACAGAAGCAGCTACTCCTTTATCATTTGATATTCTAGAGCATGTTCCTAATATGATTAACAATGAGCAGAATGCAGAATTGATTAAGCAGCCAACAAAAGAGGAGGTTAAAGTGGCAGTACTCGGACTAAATGGTGATAGTGCTGGGGGCCAGATG GTTATATCAAGGGTTGTACATGAAAGGCTAGTAAAATATCTCCCAAGTCTGATATCAGAGGAACAGTTAGGTTTTGTTAAGGGCAGGAATATAGTAGAAAACATCATTCTAACTCAGGAAATAGCGACTGGCATTAGGCTTAGAACTAAGGCTGGACCTAATGTCATCCTGAAGCTAGATATAACCAAAGCTTACGATAGATTATCTTGGCTATTCCTAACAAAGGTACTGAGAAAGATGGGATTCACAGAAAGGTTAATAGGGATTGTCTTTGGATTAGTTTCAAACAATTGGTATTCTATTCTAATCAATGGTCAAGCTCATGGGTTCTTTAAGTCCTCAAGGGGAGTAAAACAAGGTGATCCT ATGAAACATCCCTTGATTATGCAAGTGCTGAATGCATATGAAGATGCATCTGGGCAGCTTATTAACAAGACCAAATCAGCTGTGTACCTGCATCATTTAACAGACATGGAATTGGTCAGCAAGGTGGAAAGGATCACAGGCATTCATAGGAATGATTTTCCTATCATATATCTAGGATGCCCTATATTTTATGCAAGAA GAGGAACTAGTAGGCATTGGGCTTTATGGAATACTTTATGCATGCCAGTGAAGGAAGGAGGAATTGGTTTCAGGTTACTGCATGATGTAGCAAAGGCATTATTCAGCAAGTTGTGGTGGAATTTCAGAACAAAACCAAGCTTATGGAGCTCTTTCGTATGTCAGAAATACTGTAAGAAAATGAATTTAGTAGTTGTTCCATGGAAAAGGGGGTCTCGCATTTGGAGAAATATATTGGAATGCAGAGATCTGATTGAACATCAAATCTTTTGGCAAACAAAAAGGGGATCCTCACTTTTTTGGTTTGAAAACTGGACAGGTCTTGGGGCACTATATTTTTTGGTTCCTCAGGACTTTGGCATTGATGAAACAGTACAAAATGTACATGATGTTACCTTAGATGGTGAGTGGGATGTGGACAGGCTATTTGAAATGCTtcctgaagacttagcagtacACATTCTGGAGAAAATCAAACCACCTTCACCTCAGCAGGCTCTTGACATGCCTTGTTGGATGCTGGAAACAAGAGGATATTTCAGTGTTAAGTCAGCATGGGATTATACGAGAAGAAGAGACGAACCAAGAATAACTTATACGATGATTTGGGTAAAGGGACTGCcttttaaaatagcatttttCATGTGGAAAGTATGGAAAGCAAAGTTATCTCTAGATGATTTCTTGAAAAGGGTAGGCTAG
- the LOC142172787 gene encoding uncharacterized protein LOC142172787 gives MQALPSCVVWELWKRRNSMKYGDAVTTSRVIYQVSSNLQALVKVRKPGMDMVPHKWQDLLAMMENFTPKLKVTKVMWEFPSAGWLKVNTDGASRGNPGRSSIGFCIRNENGDIAKAVGREIEETTNTVAEAKAMVEVLRFFRCQQYSHVWLQTDSMLLKKIMDGIWKPPWIIYEQVEEMMQLMNGGNFTVTHIHREGNKLADHLASYALDHGEIEC, from the coding sequence ATGCAAGCACTCCCATCATGTGTAGTCTGGGAACtctggaaaagaagaaatagtatGAAGTATGGTGATGCTGTGACAACTAGCAGGGTGATttatcaagtttcatcaaatctCCAGGCATTGGTGAAAGTGAGAAAGCCTGGGATGGACATGGTACCTCACAAATGGCAAGATCTTTTAGCTATGATGGAAAATTTCACTCCCAAACTTAAGGTTACCAAAGTCATGTGGGAATTTCCAAGTGCAGGATGGCTAAAAGTTAATACGGATGGTGCATCGAGGGGAAATCCAGGCAGGAGCTCAATAGGATTTTGTATAAGAAATGAAAATGGTGACATAGCCAAGGCAGTAGGGAGGGAGATTGAGGAGACAACAAACACAGTAGCTGAAGCAAAGGCCATGGTAGAAGTACTAAGGTTCTTCAGATGTCAACAATACTCTCATGTATGGCTACAAACTGACTCAATGTTATTAAAAAAGATAATGGATGGGATCTGgaaaccaccatggatcataTATGAGCAGGTAGAGGAAATGATGCAACTAATGAATGGGGGCAATTTCACAGTTACTCATATTCATAGGGAGGGCAACAAGCTGGCAGATCATTTGGCTAGTTATGCTTTAGATCATGGAGAAATAGAATGCTAA